The Streptomyces tendae DNA segment GCGCGCCTACCTGCCGACGGCGCGCGAGATCGAGCAGGCGGAGACGGTGCTCAAGGCAGCGGCGGCCACGCGGGGGGCCCAGGCGCTCCCGGACGGCACCTTCGTGGACGCGGCGGTGGTGGCGGCGGCCCACCGCACGCTGTCCCTGGCCCACAAACGCTGACGCGCGGAGGGCGCCCGGGGTCTCCCCGGGCGCCCTCGGCGGATGTACGGCGGGCGGTCAGCCCTTCTTGGCCGACCCGGCCCCGTCCTTGGACTCCTCGGAGTCCGTGGAGGCGCCGGAGTCCGTGGAGGCGCCGGAGTCCTCGGCGGGCGCGTCCGCCCGCTCCTTCGCGGACGGGGTCTCACCCTCCTCGGCGGCGTCGGCCTTCTTGTCGTCGGCCTTCTTCTCCCCGTCGGCCGGTCCGTCGCCGTCGCTCGCGCCGGGCTCGACCGTGTCCTCCCGGCCCGGCCGCTTCCGCGCGGACAGCACGATGTACAGCACCGCGAGCAGGAAGACGAGGATCGAGGTCCAGTTGTTCAGCCGCATGCCGAGGACGTGGTGCGCCTCGTCGACCCGCATGTACTCGATCCAGAAGCGGCCCGCGCAGTACGCGGCGACGTACAGCGCGAAGGCGCGTCCGTGGCCGAGCTTGAAGCGCCGGTCGGCCCAGATCACCAGCAGCGCCACGCCGACGCACCACAGCGACTCGTACAGGAACGTCGGGTGGTACGTGCCCGGCACCCGGCCGTCGGAGGAGGAGGTGATCTCCACCGCCCACGGCACGTCGGTGGCCCGCCCGTACAGCTCCTGGTTGAACCAGTTGCCCCAGCGGCCGATGGCCTGCGCGAGGGCGATGCCGGGGGCGATGGCGTCGGCGTACGCGGGCAGCGGGATGCCGCGGCGGCGGCAGCCGATCCACGCGCCGAGCGCGCCCAGGGCGATGGCGCCCCAGATGCCGAGGCCGCCCTCCCAGATCTTGAAGGCGTCCACCCAGTCACGGCCCTCGCTGAAGTACAGCTGGTAGTCCGTGATCACGTGGTAGAGCCGGCCGCCGATCAGACCGAACGGCACGGCCCAGACAGCGATGTCCGCCACCGTGCCGGCCCGCCCGCCCCGGGCGATCCAGCGCTTGTTGCCGAGCCAGACGGCAACGAAGACGCCGATGATGATGCAGAACGCGTAGCCGCGCAGCGGAACGGGGCCGAGGTACAGCACCCCGCTCGACGGGCTGGGAATGTAGGCAAGTTCCATGGCAGGGTCGACGCTACCGTGCCGGACGGCCCGCGCGGCAGGCGGTCCGGCTACGGCTCCATAACAGGCCCCTCGGAGACACGCCCCTCAGGACTTGTTGGCCTCCTCGACCATCTCCTTCAGCTTCTCGGGCGTCATGGAGCGGTCCTGGTAGATGTTCTTGCCGTCGAACAGCACGGTGGGGGTGCCGCTGAAGCCGCCCTTCTGGAAGGCCTCGTTGGACTTGACCACCCAGCTGTCGTGGGTACCGTCCTCGACGCAGGTGCGGAAGGCGGGGGTGTCGAGTCCGTCCACCTTGCTCGCCAGGTCGAACAGCTTGGCGTCGCTGGAGAAGGCGTCGTCGCTCTCCATCGGCTGGTTCTCGAACAGCACGTCGTGGTACTCGGTGAACTTCCCCGCGTCCTGGGAGCACGCCGCCGCGTTGGCCGCGCTGAGGGAGCCGCTGCCGCCGAGGCCGCCGTCGATCAGCGTGACCAGGTGGTACTCGACCTTCAGTTTGCCCGCCTCGGTCAGCTCGTTCAGCGTGGAGCGGTAGGTCTGCTCGAAGGCCTTGCAGGCGGGGCAGCGGAAGTCCTCCCACACCGTGAGCGTGGCCTTGGCGTCCTCCTTGCCGACGGGGATGGCCAGGCCGTCCTTGCCCTGCGCGCCCGAAGGCGCCACGACGGGACCGGACGCCTTGCTCTCGTCGTCGCCGCCCGAGTTCGCCGCGACGACGCCGATCACGGCCGCGAGCCCCAGGACACACACCACGCTCGCACCCACGATCAGGGTGCGGCGCCGCCTGTCCGCCGCCTTCTGCTTCTCACGCTCGACCGCCAGCCGCTCACGGGCGGTGCGCTTTCCCTCACGGTTCTTCTCGCTCACACCCCGCAGAACGAACCGGGGAGGCGCCCAGCGCCTCCCCGGTCCCAGGTCCACCCGTACGAGGGACCCCACGGCCCGCCTCGCACGGCCGACGGGTCACACCTGCCCGCGCACTCCCCTGGCCAGATCACCGGCGAGGGCCCGGACCGCCTCGACGCCCGCGGCGTCGTCGGGCGCGTCCAGCATCCGCTTGACGAAGGCGGAGCCGACGATCACCCCGTCGGCGAACCGGGCGACCTCGGCGGCCTGCTCCGGGTTCGACACGCCGAGCCCGACGCAGACGGGGGTGTCGGTGGTGGCGCGGGTGCGCCGCACCAGGTCCTCGGCCTGGGAACTGACCGACGCGCGAGTGCCGGTGACACCCATGAGCGATGCGGCGTAGACGAAGCCGCTGCCGGCCGCGGTGATCTCGGCGAGCCGCTCGTCCTTGCTGCTGGGCGCCACCACGAAGACCGTGGCCAGCCCGTGCTTCTCGGCGTGCTCCCGCCACAGCGAGGACTCCTGGACCGGCAGGTCGGGCAGGATGCACCCGGCGCCCCCGGCCTCCGCCAGCTCGGCGGTGAACCGCTCCACGCCGTAGCGGTCGATGGGGTTCCAGTACGTCATGACGAGGATCGGCGCGCCCGTGGCCGCGTGGGCCTCGCGCACCGTGCGCATCACGTCCGCGATCCTCACCCCGCCGCGCAGGGCGATGTCGTCGGCGGTCTGGATGACCGGGCCGTCCAGGACGGGGTCGCTGTGCGGCAGCCCCACCTCGACGACGTCGGCGCCGCCCTCCAGCGCGGCCTTGACCGCCTCGATGCCGCCGTCCACGGTCGGGAACCCGGCCGGGAGGTAGGCGATGAGGGCGGCACGGCCCTCGGCCTTCGCCGCGGCCAGGGTGTCGCTCAGCAACCGCACGTTCCCGCTCACTTGGCGTCCCCCTCGATCTCGGCGGTGCCGGCGGCGTCCTCGCCGACCTCGGCGTCCGTGTCGTACAGCCCGAAGTAGCGGGCCGCGGTGTCCATGTCCTTGTCGCCGCGTCCCGAGAGGTTGACGACGATCAGCCCGTCCTCGCCGAGCTCCCTGCCGACCTCCAGGGCGCCGGCCAGGGCGTGCGCGGACTCGATGGCCGGGATGATGCCCTCGGTGCGCGACAGCAGGCGCAGGGCCTGCATGGCGGCGTCGTCGGTGACGGCCCGGTACTCGCCGCGGCCGCTGTCCTTGAGGTAGGCGTGCTCGGGTCCGATGCCCGGGTAGTCCAGGCCGGCGGAGATCGAGTACGGCTCGGTGATCTGGCCCTCGTCGTCCTGCAGGACGTAGGAACGGGAGCCGTGCAGGATGCCGGGCTCGCCCGCGGTGAGGGTGGCCGCGTGCTCGCCGCTCTCGATGCCGTGTCCGGCGGGCTCGCAGCCGATCAGGCGGACGCCCTCGTCGGGGATGAAGGCGTGGAACAGGCCGATGGCGTTGGAGCCGCCGCCGACGCAGGCGATCGCGGCGTCGGGCAGCCGGCCGGCCTGCTCCAGGAGCTGGCGGCGGGCCTCCACGCCGATGACGCGGTGGAAGTCGCGGACCATGGCCGGGAAGGGGTGCGGGCCGGCGACGGTGCCGAACAGGTAGTGGGTGCGGTCGACGTTGGCGACCCAGTCCCGGAACGCCTCGTTGATGGCGTCCTTCAGGGTGCGGCTGCCGGACTTCACGGCGATGACCTCGGCGCCGAGCATCCGCATCCGGGCCACGTTGAGCGCCTGGCGCCGGGTGTCGATCTCGCCCATGTAGATCGTGCACTCGAGGCCGAACAGGGCACAGGCGGTGGCGGTGGCCACGCCGTGCTGCCCGGCGCCGGTCTCGGCGATGACCCGGGTCTTGCCCATGCGCTTGGTGAGCAGGGCCTGGCCGAGCACATTGTTGATCTTGTGTGAGCCGGTGTGGTTCAGGTCCTCGCGCTTGAGGAAGACGCGGGCGCCCCCGGCGTGCCCGGCGAAGCGGGGTACCTCGGTGAGGGCGCTGGGGCGGCCGGTGTAGTGGGCCAGGAGCTCGTCGAGCTCCCGGGCGAACTCCGGGTCGGCCTTGGCCTTGTCGTACTCGACGGCGACCTCGTCGACCGCCGCGACGAGGGCCTCGGGGATGAACTTGCCGCCGAAGGCGCCGAAGTAGCCCTCGCCGGAGGGGACGTGGCCCTCCGGGTCGGGGATGAAGAAGGTGCTGGGCATGCGTGTACCTCACGGTGAGTGCGATGGAAGACACTGGGCGCCGTGGGGGCGGGGGTGGTTCGTCGACCGCGGGTCGTGCGTGGCCGGTCGCGCGGTTCCCCGCGCCCCTTCCGGGGCGGAGGCCGGCCGTCGGTCACACGCCGAGTGTGGTTGTTCACGTCCACGCGGCGGAGCCGCATGTCGTCAGAGCCCCGCGCCCCTGACGGGGCGCTGCCATCGTCTGCCGTTCACCTGGCCCGGCTCGTCGCCGATGACGTAGCGGACCCTGCGGCCGTGCACCCGGCGGGCGGGGGCACGGCAGCCGCGGGGCCGGCAGCCACGTGCGAGTCGGGAGAGCGTCATCGGGGGTCAGCCTAGCGAGATCTCAGCGGCCGTGGCGCAGGGCGGGGTGTTCGCCCGCCGCCACCAGGTCGGAGACCGCCGTCCTCGGGTCCTTGCCGGTGACCAGGGACTCGCCCACCAGGACGGCGTCGGCACCGGCGTTGGCGTAGGCGATGAGGTCGTGCGGGCCGCGCACGCCGGACTCGGCCACCCGGACGAGGTGGGCGGGGATCTCGGGGGCGACCCGCTCGAAGGTCCCGCGGTCGACCTCGAGGGTCTTGAGGTTGCGCGCGTTGACGCCGATGACCTTGGCGCCGGCGTCGACCGCCCGCTCGACCTCGTCCTCGTCGTGGACCTCGACGAGCGGGGTGAGCCCGATGGACTCGGCGCGCTCGATCAGCGACTCCAGGGCGGACTGCTCCAGGGCGGCCACGATCAGCAGCGCCAGGTCGGCGCCGTAGGCGCGGGCCTCCCAGAGCTGGTACGAGGTGACGATGAAGTCCTTGCGCAGCACCGGGATGTCGACCTTGGCGCGGACGGCCTCCAGGTCGGCCAGCGAGCCGCCGAAGCGGCGCTGTTCGGTGAGGACGGAGATGACGGCGGCGCCGCCCGCCTCGTAGTCGGCGGCGAGGGCGGCCGGGTCGGCGATCGCGGCCAGCGCGCCCTTGGACGGGCTGGAGCGCTTGACCTCGCAGATCACCTTGACGCCGTCGCCGCGCAGGGCGGCCACGCCGTCCTTGGCCGCGGGCGCCTTGGCCGCGCGCTCCTTGAGCTCGTCGAGGCTGACGCGCGCCTGCCGCTCCGCCAGGTCGGCACGGACTCCGTCGATGATCTCGTCGAGCACACTCACGCGAGCGGCCCCCTTCCTGACGGTCGGGCTTGGCTGGTCCCTGCGATGGTATCCGGAGCAGGGCGAATGCCCCGCATCCGGCTGACACGCGGTCCATTACCTGGACGATCACCGCTTGTTCAAGGGTGCAGCCAGCCACCGAACGGCGTGTTCCGGACCACCGTGAAGACCAGCAGCAACGCGCCGCCGACCACACCAGCGCGGGGGGCGGGTCGAGCCGGAAGGGCCTGCCGCGCGCCGTCCGCACCACCAGACGGTCCACAGCACGGCGAAGGCCGCGTAGCCGAGGACGGCGGGGGCGTTGGCCTGGAGCGCGGTCAGCAGGTCGCCGTGGGCGACGGCGTGGGCGCTGCGCAGTCCGCCGCAGCCGGGGCAGTACAGGCCGGTGAGGTGCAGCAGCGGGCAGACCGGGTAGTGGCCGGGCTCGTTGGGGTCGACGGCGGCGACGTAGGCGAAGGTTCCGGCCACGGCGGCGAGCAGGCCGGCGGGACGGCCAGCCGGGCCGCCCGGCCGGGACGCGTGCGTGCTGGGGGCGTTCACGGGTGCATTCTCCCCGGACGCGCCGCGGGGCGGCACCGGCACACGCCGGCCACCGCCCCCGTCGGGGTCTGGTCCGCGGGGCTCAGCCCTGGGCGCGGGCCGGCTCGCGGTCGCCGGTCATCTCGTGCACCGGGTGGTGGCTCTTCGGCTGGCCCATGCCCATCGCGCGCATGACGGCGCCGACGACGCCACCGAGGAGGACGACACCCAGTCCGGCCCAGAAGCCCACGGGCTGGTCCATCACCATGAACGCGCCCGCGGCGCAGAAACCGATGAAGGCGATGATGACACCGGTCCAGGCGGCCGGGGTGTGACCGTGGCTGCTGCCCGCCATTGCTTGCTCCTCGTTGCCGTGTGCGTGGGTGAGCGGGACGCTCGTCCCCATTGTCCCGCACACGCCCGGCCGTCGTGCGCCGGGGGTCGGGCGGGCGGGGGCGCGTGTCCCAGGGCCTGTCCGACCGTTTCCGTCTGCTGCGTGCACGGCGTCGCGCAGCAGACGGAAAGTGTCGGACAGGCCCTACGAGCCGGTCGGGTCCTCGCCCCGGTCGAGGGCCTTCCAGAGGTCCTCGGGGCGGTCCGGGTCGGCCGGGGCGGCCGCCCGGCGGGGGCGGGGGGCGCCACCGCGCTCGTAGCGCCCGGACATGGCGGGCCACAGGCGCCCGTAGCGGAGCGCGAGCAGACCGGCGACCAGCAGCAGCAGTCCGCCGACGGCGGCCACGTACGGCCAGGCGGTGTGCGAGAGGGCGCCGACGGTCGCCGACGTGTCCCCGGACGCCTCGGCGGCCTTCGCGTCGAGCGCCGAGGCGTCGGACGCCCCGAGCAGCGCGGCGGCGACGGTGCCGGCTCCGGAGAGGGCGAGCACCGCGGCGACGGCCAGCCGGCCGGCCCGGCGTACGGCGAAGACGGCGACGAGGGCGGCGAGCCCCACGACGGCGAGGGCGGCGGGCACGCCGGTGACGTCGCTGCCCTTCGCGGTCAGCGGGAACGCGCCGCCGGCCACCGTCGCGGTGCCTTCCGACCACTGCTGCCGGGTGGCGAGCAGGGCCACGGCCGCGCCCAGGGCGCCGCTCAGCAGGGCCACGGCGAGGCTGGTGCGGCCGGCCCGGGCGGGGCCGGCGGGCTCGGAACGGGGGGTAGGTACGGCAGTCACGTCAACCACTATCGCCTGAACCCCAACCGTTACGGCATCCGGGGTGGGGTGGCGGCCGTCACCCCAGCCGGTTCGCGGTGTGGACGGCGCGCAGGACCGCGGCCGCCTTGTTGCGGCACTCGGTGTCCTCGGCGACCGGGTCGGAGTCGGCCACGATGCCCGCGCCGGCCTGCACGTACGCGGTGCCGTCACGCAGCAGCGCGGTGCGGATGGCGATGGCCGTGTCGGAGTCCCCGGCGAAGTCGAGGTAGCCGACGCAGCCGCCGTACAGACCGCGCCGGGAGGGTTCGAGTTCGTCGATGATCTGCAGGGCGCGGGGCTTGGGCGCGCCGGAGAGCGTGCCGGCCGGGAAGCAGGCGGTGAGCACGTCGAAGGCGGTGCGGTCCGGGGCGACCCGGCCGGTGACCGTGGAGACGATGTGCATCACGTGCGAGTACCGCTCGATCGACATGAAGTCGACGACCTCGACGGAGCCGGGTTCGCAGACCCGTCCGAGGTCGTTGCGCCCGAGGTCGACGAGCATCAGGTGCTCGGCGCGCTCCTTGGGGTCGGCGAGCAGGTCGTCGGCGAGCGCCTGGTCCTCCTGGGGGGTGGTGCCGCGGTGCCGGGTGCCGGCGATGGGGTGGACCATGGCCTGCCCGTCCTCGACCTTCACCAGCGCCTCGGGGGACGAGCCGGCCACGTCGAAGCCGTCGAACCGGAACAGGTACATGTACGGCGAGGGGTTGGTGGCCCGCAGCACCCGGTAGACGTCCAGGGCGCTGGCCGTGCAGGGGGTCTCGAACCGCTGGGAGGGGACGACCTGGAAGGCTTCGCCCGCGCGGATGCGTTCCTTCACGTCCTCGACGGCCGCCCGGAAGTCGGGGCCGCCCCACAGGGCGGTGTACTCGGGCAGCTCGGACGGGGGCAGGACCGCCGGGGGCTGCGCCACCGCGCGGGTGAGGTCGGCCTCCATGGCGTCCAGGCGGGCGACGGCGTCGGCGTAGGCCTCGTCGACGCCGGTCTCCAGGTCGTTGTGGTTGATCGCGTTGGCGATCAGCCAGACCGACCCCTCCCAGTGGTCCATCACGGCGAGGTCGCTGGTGAGCAGCATGGTCAGCTCGGGGAGCTTCAGATCGTCCCGCTCGCCGGGGCCGACCTTCTCCAGGCGGCGCACGATGTCGTAGCCGAGGTAGCCGACCATGCCGCCGGTGAAGGGTGGCAGGCCGAGGTCCTGGGCGAGGTCGCGCGGGGTGTGCAGGGTCTGCAGGGTGGCCCGCAGCGCGGCGAGCGGGTCGCCGTCGACGGGCACGCCGACCGGCGGGGTGCCCTCCCAGTGCGCCTGCCCGTCGCGCTCGGTGAGGGTGGCGGCGGACCGGACGCCGACGAAGGAGTACCGGGACCAGGCGCGCCCTCCCCCAGTGCTGAACGCCTGGGAGGTGCCCCCACCGGCGGACTCCAGCAGGAAGGTGCCGGGGCGTTCGGCGGCGAGCTTGCGGTAGAGCGCGACCGGGGTGTCGCCGTCGGCGAGGAGCTTGCGGGTGACCGGGATGACCCGGCGGTCGGTGGCGAGCTTGCGGAACGTCTCGAGGTCCATGGCGGCAGACCCTACTGATCCGCGGCGGGCGCGCCGGTACCGGCGTCCTTCAGCAGGACGTCGGCGTCGAAGCAGGTGCGGTCGCCGGTGTGGCAGGCGGCGCCCACCTGGTCGACCTTGACCAGCACGGTGTCCGCGTCGCAGTCCAGGGCGACCGACTTCACCCACTGGAAGTGTCCGGAGGTGTCGCCCTTGACCCAGTACTCCTGGCGGCTGCGCGACCAGTAGGTGCAGCGGCCGGTGGTGAGGGTGCGGTGCAGCGCCTCGTCGTCCATCCAGCCCAGCATCAGCACCTCTCCGGTGTCGTACTGCTGGGCGATGGCGGGCAGGAGGCCGTCGGGGGTGCGCTTGAGGCGCGCGGCGATCTCCGGGTCGAGGCGGCTGGGCGGAGCGCTGTGGCGCGAAGCGCCTCCTTGAGGGGCGGTGGCCGGGCGGCGGGCGGGCTGGCTGGTCATGGGAACCATTGTGCCGCCCGCCCCCGGTCCCCCTGCGCGGTCGTCCACTGTCCGGACGTGACGGCCCGCCGTAGGCTGGCTGGCATGTCGACCCATGCCAAGCGTGAACGACTCCTCCTGGCCGACCTGCTGGAGACCGCGGGCCCCGAGGCCCCCACCCTCTGCGAGGGCTGGACCACCCGGGACCTGGCCGCCCACGTGGTGGTGCGCGAGCGCCGCCCGGACGCGGCGGGCGGTCTGCTGGTGAAGCAGCTGGCGTCGCGTCTGGAGCGGGTGACGGCGGAGTTCCTGGCGAAGCCGTACGACGAGCTGATCGGGCTGATCCGCACCGGCCCGCCGCGCTTCTCGCCCTTCTCGCTCAAGCAGGTCGACGAGATGTCGAACGTGATCGAGTTCTACGTCCACGCCGAGGACGTGCGCCGGGCCCAGCCGGACTGGACCCCGCGCGAGCTGGACCGGGTGTTCCAGGACGCCCTGTGGTCGCGGCTCGAGCGGTCGGCCCGGCTGATGGGCCGCGGGGTGCCGACCGGCCTGGTGCTGCGCCGCCCGGACGGCCAGACGGCGGTGGCGCGCCGCGGGACGCCGGTGGTGACGGTGACCGGACAGCCGAGCGAGCTGGTGATGTTCGCGTACGGCCGGCAGAGCGCGGCGAAGGTCGAGCTGGACGGCGACGAGAACGCGAT contains these protein-coding regions:
- a CDS encoding anthranilate synthase component I, with the protein product MDLETFRKLATDRRVIPVTRKLLADGDTPVALYRKLAAERPGTFLLESAGGGTSQAFSTGGGRAWSRYSFVGVRSAATLTERDGQAHWEGTPPVGVPVDGDPLAALRATLQTLHTPRDLAQDLGLPPFTGGMVGYLGYDIVRRLEKVGPGERDDLKLPELTMLLTSDLAVMDHWEGSVWLIANAINHNDLETGVDEAYADAVARLDAMEADLTRAVAQPPAVLPPSELPEYTALWGGPDFRAAVEDVKERIRAGEAFQVVPSQRFETPCTASALDVYRVLRATNPSPYMYLFRFDGFDVAGSSPEALVKVEDGQAMVHPIAGTRHRGTTPQEDQALADDLLADPKERAEHLMLVDLGRNDLGRVCEPGSVEVVDFMSIERYSHVMHIVSTVTGRVAPDRTAFDVLTACFPAGTLSGAPKPRALQIIDELEPSRRGLYGGCVGYLDFAGDSDTAIAIRTALLRDGTAYVQAGAGIVADSDPVAEDTECRNKAAAVLRAVHTANRLG
- a CDS encoding TIGR03085 family metal-binding protein, which encodes MSTHAKRERLLLADLLETAGPEAPTLCEGWTTRDLAAHVVVRERRPDAAGGLLVKQLASRLERVTAEFLAKPYDELIGLIRTGPPRFSPFSLKQVDEMSNVIEFYVHAEDVRRAQPDWTPRELDRVFQDALWSRLERSARLMGRGVPTGLVLRRPDGQTAVARRGTPVVTVTGQPSELVMFAYGRQSAAKVELDGDENAIAELRASKQLGI
- the trpA gene encoding tryptophan synthase subunit alpha is translated as MSGNVRLLSDTLAAAKAEGRAALIAYLPAGFPTVDGGIEAVKAALEGGADVVEVGLPHSDPVLDGPVIQTADDIALRGGVRIADVMRTVREAHAATGAPILVMTYWNPIDRYGVERFTAELAEAGGAGCILPDLPVQESSLWREHAEKHGLATVFVVAPSSKDERLAEITAAGSGFVYAASLMGVTGTRASVSSQAEDLVRRTRATTDTPVCVGLGVSNPEQAAEVARFADGVIVGSAFVKRMLDAPDDAAGVEAVRALAGDLARGVRGQV
- the trpM gene encoding tryptophan biosynthesis modulator TrpM — encoded protein: MTLSRLARGCRPRGCRAPARRVHGRRVRYVIGDEPGQVNGRRWQRPVRGAGL
- a CDS encoding TIGR02234 family membrane protein, translated to MVDVTAVPTPRSEPAGPARAGRTSLAVALLSGALGAAVALLATRQQWSEGTATVAGGAFPLTAKGSDVTGVPAALAVVGLAALVAVFAVRRAGRLAVAAVLALSGAGTVAAALLGASDASALDAKAAEASGDTSATVGALSHTAWPYVAAVGGLLLLVAGLLALRYGRLWPAMSGRYERGGAPRPRRAAAPADPDRPEDLWKALDRGEDPTGS
- the hisI gene encoding phosphoribosyl-AMP cyclohydrolase, with translation MTSQPARRPATAPQGGASRHSAPPSRLDPEIAARLKRTPDGLLPAIAQQYDTGEVLMLGWMDDEALHRTLTTGRCTYWSRSRQEYWVKGDTSGHFQWVKSVALDCDADTVLVKVDQVGAACHTGDRTCFDADVLLKDAGTGAPAADQ
- the trpB gene encoding tryptophan synthase subunit beta, producing MPSTFFIPDPEGHVPSGEGYFGAFGGKFIPEALVAAVDEVAVEYDKAKADPEFARELDELLAHYTGRPSALTEVPRFAGHAGGARVFLKREDLNHTGSHKINNVLGQALLTKRMGKTRVIAETGAGQHGVATATACALFGLECTIYMGEIDTRRQALNVARMRMLGAEVIAVKSGSRTLKDAINEAFRDWVANVDRTHYLFGTVAGPHPFPAMVRDFHRVIGVEARRQLLEQAGRLPDAAIACVGGGSNAIGLFHAFIPDEGVRLIGCEPAGHGIESGEHAATLTAGEPGILHGSRSYVLQDDEGQITEPYSISAGLDYPGIGPEHAYLKDSGRGEYRAVTDDAAMQALRLLSRTEGIIPAIESAHALAGALEVGRELGEDGLIVVNLSGRGDKDMDTAARYFGLYDTDAEVGEDAAGTAEIEGDAK
- the lgt gene encoding prolipoprotein diacylglyceryl transferase, whose amino-acid sequence is MELAYIPSPSSGVLYLGPVPLRGYAFCIIIGVFVAVWLGNKRWIARGGRAGTVADIAVWAVPFGLIGGRLYHVITDYQLYFSEGRDWVDAFKIWEGGLGIWGAIALGALGAWIGCRRRGIPLPAYADAIAPGIALAQAIGRWGNWFNQELYGRATDVPWAVEITSSSDGRVPGTYHPTFLYESLWCVGVALLVIWADRRFKLGHGRAFALYVAAYCAGRFWIEYMRVDEAHHVLGMRLNNWTSILVFLLAVLYIVLSARKRPGREDTVEPGASDGDGPADGEKKADDKKADAAEEGETPSAKERADAPAEDSGASTDSGASTDSEESKDGAGSAKKG
- the trpC gene encoding indole-3-glycerol phosphate synthase TrpC; translation: MSVLDEIIDGVRADLAERQARVSLDELKERAAKAPAAKDGVAALRGDGVKVICEVKRSSPSKGALAAIADPAALAADYEAGGAAVISVLTEQRRFGGSLADLEAVRAKVDIPVLRKDFIVTSYQLWEARAYGADLALLIVAALEQSALESLIERAESIGLTPLVEVHDEDEVERAVDAGAKVIGVNARNLKTLEVDRGTFERVAPEIPAHLVRVAESGVRGPHDLIAYANAGADAVLVGESLVTGKDPRTAVSDLVAAGEHPALRHGR
- a CDS encoding HGxxPAAW family protein; this encodes MAGSSHGHTPAAWTGVIIAFIGFCAAGAFMVMDQPVGFWAGLGVVLLGGVVGAVMRAMGMGQPKSHHPVHEMTGDREPARAQG
- a CDS encoding thioredoxin domain-containing protein — encoded protein: MSEKNREGKRTARERLAVEREKQKAADRRRRTLIVGASVVCVLGLAAVIGVVAANSGGDDESKASGPVVAPSGAQGKDGLAIPVGKEDAKATLTVWEDFRCPACKAFEQTYRSTLNELTEAGKLKVEYHLVTLIDGGLGGSGSLSAANAAACSQDAGKFTEYHDVLFENQPMESDDAFSSDAKLFDLASKVDGLDTPAFRTCVEDGTHDSWVVKSNEAFQKGGFSGTPTVLFDGKNIYQDRSMTPEKLKEMVEEANKS